The Chitinophagales bacterium genome contains the following window.
CACTTTTCCCTTCTGCACAACATTCCCTTTCTTATCCGTAATATTTATTAGGTACATTCCTTTTGGAAGTGTTGAAATTTCAATCGAAGCATTATCTGAAAACTGCTGCTTCAATACAACCTGACCTAACAGATTTAAAATAATGACGGTTGCATTATGGATGCTTGGCGCTTCGATATGAAGTTGATCGGTGGCGGGGTTGGGATAGATTTGAATTTTTATTCCGGCATTAACTACCTCCACATTAGTGAGTAGAGAAAAATTTATTCTGGATCCGCAGGAATCAGCTGCCTTCTTATAAAAAGTTAATCCGGTTCCATTGTATGGATAATCGGAAGCATAGCTGGAAACCAAACCAAGTCCGGAAGCAAAACTATTGCGATCAGGAAGGTTAAAGTAAATTATTCCCTGAAGGCAACCGGAAACCGAATCATATCCATAAAGCCCGGCTTGCTCTGCGATATTTTTACCACAGAATGAATTATCATACACGTAATGAATGCTTAACTCCCCCTGGTTGAGAAAGGATTTCGAAATGGTAAAAGGAAGATCGCCGACAGCAGAAAGCTCATTAAAGACAATGATCTCCTGTATAGTGTCTTGTGTTACAATGGTATCTGTCCGGTATCCATTCACAAAGTGATAGCTAACGATTATTCTCTTCCAGGTATAAAAAACCGAATCACCATTGGTACTGCTGACTTTCTCCAGGAGTTTTTTATCTGTATACTCTTCGGATACCGGCTGGAGTCCGGAAGAGTTATGGTAAGAATATTGAAATTCATCATTAACATCGAAATCAAAAATTTCCCGGGCAGTTGCTAAGTGAAAACCGATATCAGGATTTGTTAAGCCGACGAGTGTATAGGTTCCTGCGCTCACACTTTCATCATCAACTAAATTGAGGAATTGAACGGCACCATGAAATTTCGATATAGTAATAAATTCATTATCCCATTTACTCT
Protein-coding sequences here:
- a CDS encoding T9SS type A sorting domain-containing protein gives rise to the protein MKTYLTFLPAILLLFCSSSFAQLPYQSVLPDRTSYYEQPGYLFENGNLVYAFRADSIIVVGSDVIYIPYKQLNNSVPFCLGPNMFGDRILITSGMDQFIVGDDTFSILRNPVLDKKSNFHRYADGSYITIRFDSLHTEDVLGEADSVRHFSLRLYDSSNKYIQSKWDNEFITISKFHGAVQFLNLVDDESVSAGTYTLVGLTNPDIGFHLATAREIFDFDVNDEFQYSYHNSSGLQPVSEEYTDKKLLEKVSSTNGDSVFYTWKRIIVSYHFVNGYRTDTIVTQDTIQEIIVFNELSAVGDLPFTISKSFLNQGELSIHYVYDNSFCGKNIAEQAGLYGYDSVSGCLQGIIYFNLPDRNSFASGLGLVSSYASDYPYNGTGLTFYKKAADSCGSRINFSLLTNVEVVNAGIKIQIYPNPATDQLHIEAPSIHNATVIILNLLGQVVLKQQFSDNASIEISTLPKGMYLINITDKKGNVVQKGKVVKE